A window of Calliopsis andreniformis isolate RMS-2024a chromosome 3, iyCalAndr_principal, whole genome shotgun sequence contains these coding sequences:
- the Dcp2 gene encoding decapping mRNA 2, with the protein MVDHSLPSDILDDLSSRFIINVPEEERKDLVRICFQIELAHWFYLDFYCTDENPKLKPCSMREFATHIFFHIPFLKPHVANIDNILDQWRDYKQNVPTFGAIVLNEDLTKVLLVQSYWAKSSWSFPKGKVNEDEDPSHCAVREVLEETGFDISNLIDENEYIESVINEQLVRLYIICGVQKDTKFQPKTRKEIKNVEWFSLADLPNNKKDMTPKVKIGVGPNAFFMVIPFVRRMRRWIQEKHLREKNVNTIRRHRHRSLGDVESVPKGKRQVLPHSIQNEIPSFKDFKNFRQSNTSPARSRRGIHDNKNAISKAAIKRNLFGEQNEDETSSVLAKQLTDSPGQQSCAFLMDPAIQSVKCNDFSYKAQTFTKGAKDQVSQAKEFRSAEFPEGNIKSLLFGKAASKLQTDLKSIPSPFAMMENSKIGTQKYKTEFSSMVWAHFRFDKQAILSCL; encoded by the exons ATGGTGGATCATTCGCTACCGTCTGATATTCTTGATGATTTGAGCAG TCGATTTATCATCAATGTTCCTGAAGAAGAGAGGAAAGATTTAGTTCGAATATGTTTTCAAATCGAACTAGCCCACTGGTTTtacttagatttttattgtaccgacGAAAACCCAAAGCTAAAGCCATGTAGTATGAGAGAATTTGCTACGCACATCTTTTTTCACATACCGTTTCTAAAACCACATGTGGCTAACATAGATAATATTCTTGATCAATGGCGAGACTATAAACAAAATGTACCAACTTTTGGGGCGATTGTATTAAATGAAGATTTAACTAAGGTATTATTAGTTCAAAGTTATTGGGCAAAAAGTAGTTGGAGTTTCCCAAAAGGCAAGGTCAACGAAGATGAGGATCCGTCGCATTGTGCTGTACGGGAGGTTTTAGAAGAAACTGGTTTTGACATTTCAAATTTAATAGATGAAAATGAATACATAGAATCAGTGATAAATGAACAGTTAGTAAGGTTATACATAATATGTGGTGTCCAAAAAGATACCAAGTTTCAACCGAAAACAAGGAAAGAGATAAAAAATGTGGAATGGTTCTCTTTAGCTGACTTACCTAATAACAAGAAAGACATGACTCCAAAAGTTAAAATAGGAGTTGGTCCAAATGCATTTTTCATGGTTATTCCCTTTGTGAG GAGGATGAGACGTTGGATACAAGAAAAGCATTTGAGAGAAAAAAATGTAAACACAATTAGAAGACACAGACACAGATCTCTTGGAGATGTTGAAAGTGTTCCAAAGGGCAAACGACAAGTGCTTCCTCATTCTATTCAA AACGAAATCCCAagttttaaagattttaagaatTTTCGACAATCTAATACTTCACCTGCGCGAAGTCGTCGCGGTATCCACGATAATAAAAATGCTATATCCAAAGCGGCAATTAAACGTAATTTATTCGGTGAACAAAATGAGGATGAAACTTCGTCTGTTCTTGCTAAACAATTAACGGATAGTCCAGGTCAACAATCTTGTGCATTTCTAATGGATCCAGCTATCCAATCCGTAAAATGCAACGATTTCAGTTATAAAGCTCAAACCTTTACAAAAGGAGCAAAAG ATCAAGTATCTCAAGCCAAAGAATTTCGAAGTGCAGAATTTCCAGAAGGAAATATAAAGTCTTTATTATTTGGTAAAGCAGCAAGTAAACTGCAAACAGACTTAAAATCCATACCTTCACCATTTGCCATGATGGAGAACAGCAAAATCGGAacacaaaaatacaaaacagagttTAGTTCAATGGTTTGGGCACACTTTAGATTTGATAAACAAGCGATTCTTAGTTGTTTATAA